The genome window AGGGCTCGGAGTGGTCCGGCATGAAACCCACACGCGCATTTCTGGACGGCATGCTCAAGTATAAGACGCTCTTTTCGGATTCCAAAAAGCAAAAGAACCATTTCGTCTACGACTCCCAGGAGGAAATCCTGGATTTCGTCAGCGGCGACTTCCGCTTCAGGGATGAGTTCCCCATTGAAAAGGAGCGCAACTTCTTCAAGAGCATTGAATGCCAGATCATGGATTGGGCCGACGACATCGCCTACAGCATCCACGACGTCAGCGACGGCATTCAGGCCGGGTTCATCACCATCAAGAGCATCCGCAAGTGGCAGCAGGACAAGACAACGGACTATACCGGAAGGGATGACCAGCTTCTCGACGAACTGTGCGACGCCATGATCAACGACGATTACAGCCGTTATCTGGCGCGGCTCATAGGCATATTCATCCACGGCACCCGGCTGGTCCGGCGCGAGACTTTTCTTTCGTCGGCGACCAACCGTTACAGGTTCGGCATCGAGCGCGACCGGCAGATGGACGACATCTGTACCCTGCTCAAGCAGATGGCCATCGCGTTGGTGTTCCACACCCCGCAGGTGCACCAGCTCGAATACAAGGGGGAACAGATCCTCAAACGGCTGTTCAAGGTCTTTTCAAAACGTTATGTGGAACGGGAACATTCCCACTTCACACTCTTGCCCGACCACTACGCCAAGGCCATTGACCGGGCCGACGAGCCCATGAAGTACCGCATCATCTGCGATTACCTCTCGGGCATGACGGACGGTTTCGTGGTCCGCACCTACAAGCGGCTCTTTGACCCGGATTTCGGGTCTATCATC of Salidesulfovibrio onnuriiensis contains these proteins:
- the dgt gene encoding dGTP triphosphohydrolase — encoded protein: MISTFYNDFDLELFGRGEAKKLKDRTPFEQDRDRIIYSPAFRRLQNKTQVFLSGEYDFYRTRLTHSIEVSQIGRSICNHLNRTTDELGDDFTIDQNLVESICLAHDIGHPSFGHAGEAVLNKLMKKHKAGGFEGNAQNLRILVDIFYRKGSEWSGMKPTRAFLDGMLKYKTLFSDSKKQKNHFVYDSQEEILDFVSGDFRFRDEFPIEKERNFFKSIECQIMDWADDIAYSIHDVSDGIQAGFITIKSIRKWQQDKTTDYTGRDDQLLDELCDAMINDDYSRYLARLIGIFIHGTRLVRRETFLSSATNRYRFGIERDRQMDDICTLLKQMAIALVFHTPQVHQLEYKGEQILKRLFKVFSKRYVEREHSHFTLLPDHYAKAIDRADEPMKYRIICDYLSGMTDGFVVRTYKRLFDPDFGSIIDLV